The Campylobacter hyointestinalis subsp. hyointestinalis nucleotide sequence GTGTCGTAACAAATGATAAAAAAGCTATTGATGGCATACTTGGCATAAAACAAGGTCAAATGTATGATGGCGTAGGCATAAAAAAAGCAAAAGAGAGAATAAGACAGTTTTATGAAGCAAAAAGTTATTTTGATACCGTTGTAGATGTAAAAACAGTTCCACTTCACGGAAACGAAAATGCGCTTCAAGTCATAATGACCGTAAATAGAGGCGAGAAAATCACTATAGAAAATGTAAATTTAGAAGGTGCAAAAGTTCTTGATTACTCAGATATAGAACCGGCTATAGCAAATAAAGAACGTGAATTTATGGGCTGGATGTGGGGGCTAAACGACGGTAGCGTAAAGATATATGAACTCCCAAACGATCCATCAAAGATCAAAGAAGAATACCTAAAAAAAGGTTATCTTGATGCTAGTGTTTCTAATCCGTATTTAAATACATATTTTGATAATTACACAGCCGATCTTACTTATTATATAAACGAAGGCGAAGCATATAAAGTAAGTAGTGTAAGCATAGAAGCTCCTAGTGAGCTTGAGCTAAATACGGATGAGATCATAAAAGGCTTCAAACTTGAAAAAGGCGATAGACTAAATTCTGCTTGGCTTAGAGGCGATGTAGAAAAACTTGAAAATATAGTAGCAGACAAAGGCTATGCTTATGTAAAAGTTTATCCGCAAACTCAAAAAAACGAGACAGATCATACAGTAGATATAGTATATCAGGTAGTTCCAAACGATCAAGTATATATAAGAAACGTTATAATCTCCGGAAACGACAGAACAGTAGATAGAGTTATCCGTCGCGAGATGTACTTGACTGAAGGAAATTTATACAACAGAAGTGACCTTGTAGATTCTAAAAATGCACTTAAAAGAAGTAGTTACTTTGAAGATGTAGAAATAACAGAAAATAGGATAAGTAAAGATCAAGTAGATCTAGAAATAAAAGTAAAAGAAACTTCAACAGGTAGTATAACAGGCGGTATAGGATACGGAACGAGTGATGGTCTGCTTTTAAACGCTGGAGTAAGCGATACGAACGTATTTGGTAGCGGATACAAAGGCAGTATAAGCGTCGATAAAAGCGATGACACTCTTAGCGGAAATATAGGACTTACAAACCCTAGAGTCTTTGACTCAGAATATAGTCTTGGCGGAAATATTTTTGCAAACGACTATGAGTGGGATGATTATAGAGAGAAAAACTACGGAGCTTCTATAACAGGTGGTAGAAAGCTAGGCAGATACGTAACGGCATTTCTAACATATCAGATCGAACAAAGCAAGATCAGCGGTTTGGATCAGTTTTATAAAGCAGCTGGATACCAAAACGGTACGAATTTAAAAAGCTCATTAATACCTGGTATTACATTTAACAACACTGATGACTACTACTTGCCAAGAAGCGGTATCATAGCAGGTACGAACTTTGAGTATGCAGGAGTCGGCGGAGATATTGAATTCGTAAAAAATAAAACAAATTTTAACTATTATTTTGGACTTAGGGATTATATAGATTATGATTTGATCCTTAGATATAAATCGAATTTTGGTTATATATGGAATAGTGATGATGCTAAACTTCCTATTAATGAAAAACTATTCTTAGGCGGTATAAGAAGCATAAGAGGATACGATAACAGAAGCGTAACTCCAAAAAAAGCCATAACCATAAACGGAACTA carries:
- the bamA gene encoding outer membrane protein assembly factor BamA, coding for MKKIFFLSLVAASALNAATIKSITYKGLIHLSNDIANDISGLKIGDNLTEQSSNQAILNLYKQGYFKDIYIEENDGNVIINFKEKPTIAKLDIEGVVTNDKKAIDGILGIKQGQMYDGVGIKKAKERIRQFYEAKSYFDTVVDVKTVPLHGNENALQVIMTVNRGEKITIENVNLEGAKVLDYSDIEPAIANKEREFMGWMWGLNDGSVKIYELPNDPSKIKEEYLKKGYLDASVSNPYLNTYFDNYTADLTYYINEGEAYKVSSVSIEAPSELELNTDEIIKGFKLEKGDRLNSAWLRGDVEKLENIVADKGYAYVKVYPQTQKNETDHTVDIVYQVVPNDQVYIRNVIISGNDRTVDRVIRREMYLTEGNLYNRSDLVDSKNALKRSSYFEDVEITENRISKDQVDLEIKVKETSTGSITGGIGYGTSDGLLLNAGVSDTNVFGSGYKGSISVDKSDDTLSGNIGLTNPRVFDSEYSLGGNIFANDYEWDDYREKNYGASITGGRKLGRYVTAFLTYQIEQSKISGLDQFYKAAGYQNGTNLKSSLIPGITFNNTDDYYLPRSGIIAGTNFEYAGVGGDIEFVKNKTNFNYYFGLRDYIDYDLILRYKSNFGYIWNSDDAKLPINEKLFLGGIRSIRGYDNRSVTPKKAITINGTTKNIDMGGKIAFNNSAELSFPIIDRLKMRGVLFFDYGMIGDDSLNEIKRYSTGAGIEWLTPIGPLQLIYAKALNDKPGDDTSSFEFSIGRRF